A single Anopheles maculipalpis chromosome 3RL, idAnoMacuDA_375_x, whole genome shotgun sequence DNA region contains:
- the LOC126563023 gene encoding 60S ribosomal protein L15 has protein sequence MGAYRYVQELYRKKQSDVMRYLLRIRVWQYRQMTRFHRAPRPSRPDKARRLGYKAKQGFSIFRIRVRRGGRKRPVPKGCTYGKPKSHGVNQLKPYRCLQSVAEERVGRRQGGLRVLNSYWVAQDAAHKYYEVIMVDPAHNAIRRDANVNWICNAVHKHRELRGLTSAGKSSRGLGKGYRYSQTNGGSRRACWRRRNRLHMRRYR, from the exons ATGGGGGCATACAGATACGTCCAGGAGCTGTACCGCAAGAAGCAGAGCGATGTGATGCGCTATCTGCTGCGTATTCGCGTTTGGCAGTACCGCCAAATGACCAGATTCCACCGTGCGCCTCGTCCGTCTCGCCCGGACAAGGCCCGCCGTCTGGGATACAAGGCCAAGCAGGGCTTCTCCATCTTCCGCATTCGTGTCCGCCGTGGTGGCCGCAAACGCCCGGTCCCGAAGGGTTGCACGTACGGCAAACCTAAGAGCCATGGTGTCAACCAGCTCAAGCCGTACCGTTGCCTGCAGTCCGTCGCAGAG GAACGTGTTGGTCGTCGTCAGGGAGGTCTGCGCGTACTGAACTCGTACTGGGTTGCTCAGGATGCTGCCCACAAGTACTACGAGGTCATTATGGTTGATCCGGCCCACAACGCCATCCGTCGTGACGCGAACGTGAACTGGATTTGTAACGCCGTGCACAAGCACCGTGAGCTTCGTGGTCTTACTTCTGCTGGAAAGAGCTCGCGCGGTCTGGGCAAGGGCTACCGCTACTCCCAGACCAATGGTGGATCCCGACGTGCCTGCTGGCGTCGTCGTAACCGCCTGCACATGCGACGATACCGTTAA